A single genomic interval of Lacrimispora sphenoides JCM 1415 harbors:
- a CDS encoding lactonase family protein: protein MTNNADENEIIAIRQKFNDDFTFIKAYKTGGQGTGTPIVDPLGSQGSIVISDDGHFLFVVNAGSNNISSFKITRSGTLILADVKPSGGFLPISLTTHRNLLYVANAGNGSSIASNVTGFHIDENGMLTEIIGSAKPLSTVNAKPACIVINYNGKKIAVSEQNTNLISVFTVQQDGSLTGPILSNSSGPGPFGSVFLTNDILLVTEVGINALSSYKINHDGTLSVISPSVLNFQSATCWVSLSENGRFAYTSNAGGHTITTYEVERNGRLKVTNITYSTNDGSGAPIDSGICSNNLYVLNGNEGSISVFFTDRNGRLIRTEVIRDTQLPYLGSQGLAILCLPKRY from the coding sequence ATGACAAATAACGCTGATGAAAATGAAATAATAGCGATTCGCCAGAAATTCAACGATGATTTTACATTTATTAAGGCTTACAAGACAGGCGGTCAAGGAACCGGAACCCCCATTGTTGATCCTCTTGGTTCACAGGGATCAATTGTAATATCCGATGATGGACATTTCCTTTTTGTCGTGAACGCTGGCAGCAATAATATCTCCAGCTTCAAAATCACCAGATCGGGAACCTTGATTCTTGCAGACGTTAAGCCGTCCGGTGGTTTCCTTCCAATAAGCCTGACAACTCACCGTAATCTTCTCTATGTGGCAAATGCAGGCAATGGAAGCAGTATTGCATCCAATGTTACCGGTTTTCATATAGACGAAAACGGCATGCTTACCGAAATCATTGGCTCTGCTAAGCCATTAAGTACAGTAAATGCCAAGCCAGCCTGCATTGTCATCAATTATAACGGCAAAAAAATAGCTGTTTCCGAGCAGAACACAAACCTAATCAGTGTATTTACCGTTCAACAAGATGGATCCCTCACTGGCCCTATCCTCAGCAACTCCAGCGGTCCCGGACCTTTTGGCTCTGTCTTCTTAACAAATGATATCTTGCTGGTTACGGAAGTTGGAATAAATGCATTATCTTCCTACAAAATTAATCATGACGGAACACTTTCAGTCATTAGTCCATCTGTATTGAATTTTCAATCAGCTACCTGTTGGGTCTCACTATCTGAAAACGGACGTTTTGCTTATACATCCAATGCTGGCGGCCACACAATAACGACGTATGAAGTCGAACGTAACGGACGTCTTAAAGTTACAAATATTACCTATAGTACGAATGATGGATCTGGTGCACCGATTGACAGCGGTATTTGTTCCAATAACTTGTATGTACTCAACGGAAATGAGGGCTCCATCAGTGTTTTCTTTACTGACCGGAATGGCAGACTAATCCGGACAGAGGTTATCCGCGATACACAGTTACCGTATTTAGGTTCACAAGGTTTGGCAATCCTATGCTTGCCAAAGAGGTATTAA